Proteins from a single region of Belliella baltica DSM 15883:
- a CDS encoding RNA polymerase sigma factor: protein MEVNSRGFSNKALEDFDLIDRAVDQKDQQAYAALMKRYKKAVYFMILKMIRDADDAEDLTMEAFAKAFKNLHKFKKDYTFSTWLFRIATNNTIDFIRKKKLKTMSLNTTLSDDGGNSVNIDVEDDENNPQDEFIKSQRIEMVRVFVDKLPAKYRKLVELRYFQELSYDEIAQELDKPLGTVKAQLHRSRELLFEIASGKEKHI, encoded by the coding sequence ATGGAAGTAAATTCAAGAGGTTTTTCAAATAAAGCATTAGAAGATTTTGATCTCATCGACCGTGCGGTAGATCAAAAAGATCAGCAAGCCTATGCTGCATTGATGAAGCGTTATAAAAAGGCGGTGTACTTCATGATTTTGAAAATGATTCGCGACGCAGATGATGCTGAAGACCTCACGATGGAAGCCTTTGCCAAAGCCTTCAAAAATCTCCATAAATTTAAAAAAGACTATACTTTCAGTACTTGGCTATTTAGAATCGCCACTAACAATACTATAGACTTTATCAGAAAGAAAAAACTCAAAACTATGAGTCTCAACACCACGCTTAGTGATGATGGCGGCAATTCTGTGAACATTGATGTGGAAGACGATGAAAATAACCCACAAGACGAATTCATCAAATCTCAAAGAATAGAGATGGTACGCGTATTTGTGGATAAATTACCAGCCAAATACAGGAAACTTGTAGAACTCCGCTACTTTCAAGAGCTCTCTTACGATGAAATTGCACAAGAGCTTGACAAGCCACTAGGCACAGTTAAAGCCCAATTGCATAGATCAAGAGAATTGCTATTTGAAATAGCCTCCGGTAAGGAGAAGCATATCTAA
- the ilvD gene encoding dihydroxy-acid dehydratase, producing MSLKKYSWEISQNEEHPAGKAMLYATGLTDKKMNQPFVGVASCGYESNPCNMHLNDFAGLIKASSQEHDLTGLVFNTIGISDGTTMGTMGMRYSLVSREIIADSVESFIIGHSFDGCISVAGCDKNMPGALMGMIRTNRPSILVYGGTIASGNYKGEKLNIVSAFEAFGKRVNGNISDEDYDGVIRNSCPGKGACGGMYTANTMSSAIEAMGMSLPYSASYPANSPEKLRECREVNKYMKILLEKDLKPSDIITKKSLENAVTVIIALGGSTNAVMHIIAIAKTAGIDFTIQDFKAINAKTPMIGDFKPSGRFMMEDLHEQGGLPAFMKYMLQNGFLHGDCLTVTGKTLAENLEGIDAIVPSLVNVIHPLEQPIKDIGHLCILDGNLAPEGAVAKITGKEGSSFTGPARVFDSEQEANDAIRDHKVKKGEVLVIRNIGPKGGPGMPEMLKPTSMIIGAGLGSDVALITDGRFSGGTHGFVVGHVTPEAYLGGPIGLLRDGDLITIDAEGLKLTCNVDDEELARRKETWRRKESEGLQGTLKKYNLLVSTASEGCVTDKQ from the coding sequence ATGAGTTTGAAAAAGTATAGTTGGGAAATCAGTCAGAACGAAGAGCATCCAGCAGGCAAGGCCATGTTGTACGCCACAGGTTTGACTGATAAAAAGATGAACCAACCCTTTGTGGGTGTTGCCAGTTGCGGATATGAAAGTAATCCTTGCAACATGCATCTCAACGACTTCGCCGGTCTGATCAAAGCTTCCTCTCAAGAGCATGATCTGACCGGTTTAGTATTTAATACCATTGGCATATCTGATGGTACGACTATGGGGACCATGGGAATGCGCTATTCTTTAGTCTCCAGAGAGATCATTGCAGATTCTGTAGAATCGTTTATCATTGGGCACTCCTTTGATGGGTGCATTTCTGTTGCTGGTTGTGATAAGAATATGCCAGGTGCTTTAATGGGGATGATACGTACAAACAGGCCTTCTATTTTGGTGTATGGTGGCACGATCGCTTCGGGAAATTATAAAGGTGAGAAGCTGAATATCGTTTCGGCTTTTGAAGCCTTCGGCAAGCGAGTCAATGGGAATATTTCTGATGAAGATTATGATGGAGTGATCCGAAATTCTTGTCCTGGAAAAGGTGCCTGTGGAGGAATGTACACAGCAAACACCATGTCTTCGGCGATTGAAGCGATGGGAATGTCTTTACCATACTCTGCATCTTATCCAGCCAATTCACCAGAGAAATTGAGGGAATGTCGTGAGGTAAATAAATACATGAAAATCTTGCTAGAGAAAGATCTCAAGCCAAGTGATATCATTACTAAAAAGAGCTTAGAAAATGCAGTGACAGTTATCATTGCACTTGGAGGAAGTACCAATGCTGTAATGCACATCATTGCAATAGCTAAAACAGCCGGTATTGATTTTACCATTCAAGACTTCAAAGCTATCAATGCTAAAACGCCGATGATAGGTGACTTTAAGCCGTCAGGAAGATTTATGATGGAAGATCTTCACGAACAAGGTGGGCTTCCAGCATTTATGAAATATATGCTACAAAATGGTTTTTTACATGGGGATTGTCTTACGGTTACGGGAAAAACTTTAGCTGAAAACTTAGAGGGTATCGATGCGATAGTTCCTTCCTTGGTGAATGTAATTCATCCTTTAGAACAGCCTATTAAAGACATAGGACACCTTTGTATTCTTGATGGGAACCTCGCCCCTGAAGGTGCGGTAGCGAAAATCACTGGAAAAGAGGGAAGCTCTTTTACTGGTCCTGCGCGAGTATTTGATTCAGAACAGGAGGCAAATGATGCCATAAGAGATCATAAGGTAAAGAAAGGAGAAGTTTTAGTAATCCGCAATATTGGACCTAAAGGTGGGCCTGGTATGCCTGAAATGCTTAAACCCACATCTATGATCATTGGAGCAGGTTTGGGCTCAGATGTAGCTTTGATTACAGATGGACGGTTTTCTGGAGGCACTCATGGCTTTGTTGTTGGACATGTTACTCCAGAAGCATATCTCGGTGGTCCAATAGGACTTCTAAGAGACGGTGACTTAATCACTATAGATGCAGAAGGTTTGAAATTGACATGTAATGTAGATGATGAAGAGTTAGCAAGAAGAAAGGAAACTTGGAGGAGAAAGGAGTCTGAAGGGCTACAAGGCACTTTAAAAAAATACAATTTATTGGTTTCCACAGCTTCGGAAGGTTGCGTAACTGACAAACAATAA
- a CDS encoding LptF/LptG family permease, with the protein MKILDKLIIKDFLKTYFFVVLMLILIVLVLDFTEKNDAFIRNNVPAVEILKYMANYGLYLNNLLTPITVFISVIFITSKMAGRTEIIAILSSGTSFVRMLIPFFVGAAMIGAASFLLNGWVLPGATSGVTEFKTQYLEETKFYNENNIHIKVAPDVYAYISRYFPSGNMGYSFTLEQIRDGELVAKFSADRIVWDTAINSWTAKNWNLRVLNEKGETYTKGDELDTLLSITPDDFDLPSNHHETLKLPELSKQIQVLEDRGADNVNYYKIERYVRYMSPFAAIILTFIGVIVSSKKTRGGSGFQIALGFLLAFVYIILFLLSRTFAEAGTTFPLFAIWLPNLVFAVTGLVLYKTVPR; encoded by the coding sequence ATGAAGATATTGGATAAACTCATCATCAAGGATTTCCTCAAGACCTACTTTTTTGTGGTCTTGATGTTAATTCTTATTGTGTTAGTTTTGGATTTTACAGAAAAAAATGATGCCTTTATCCGAAATAATGTGCCTGCTGTGGAGATTCTCAAATACATGGCGAATTACGGGCTCTATTTGAATAATTTGCTAACTCCGATAACGGTGTTTATTTCTGTTATTTTCATTACCTCTAAAATGGCAGGTAGAACAGAGATAATAGCAATATTAAGTTCTGGAACTAGTTTTGTCAGAATGTTGATTCCATTTTTTGTTGGTGCTGCAATGATTGGAGCAGCTTCTTTCTTATTAAATGGCTGGGTTTTGCCGGGTGCAACTTCAGGAGTCACAGAGTTCAAAACCCAATATCTCGAAGAAACCAAATTCTACAATGAAAATAATATTCATATCAAAGTAGCCCCTGATGTCTATGCTTATATTTCGAGATATTTTCCCTCCGGGAATATGGGGTATAGTTTCACCTTGGAACAAATCAGAGATGGTGAATTAGTAGCAAAGTTCTCTGCAGATAGAATTGTTTGGGACACAGCGATCAATTCTTGGACTGCAAAAAACTGGAATTTAAGAGTACTAAATGAAAAAGGAGAAACATATACGAAAGGAGATGAATTAGACACTCTACTTTCCATCACTCCAGATGATTTTGACTTACCTTCCAATCATCATGAAACCTTAAAACTCCCTGAGCTGTCTAAGCAAATCCAAGTCCTAGAAGACAGGGGTGCTGACAATGTGAATTATTATAAAATCGAGCGCTATGTGCGGTATATGTCACCTTTTGCAGCGATTATCCTAACATTTATCGGCGTGATTGTTTCCTCCAAAAAAACTAGAGGTGGCTCTGGTTTTCAGATTGCTTTGGGCTTTTTGTTGGCTTTTGTTTATATCATTTTATTTCTTCTTTCGAGGACTTTTGCAGAAGCAGGGACGACCTTTCCCTTGTTTGCTATTTGGTTGCCCAATCTAGTATTTGCTGTCACGGGTTTGGTGTTGTACAAAACAGTGCCTAGATAA
- a CDS encoding DMT family transporter, with protein MLQNSTIKDYLMLHFIVVIWGFTAILGLLISIPSVEIVFYRTLLASGFLGLVFLVKKQKIKLSNQELAKVIGTGFLISLHWILFFWAARISTASVCLAGMATTSLWTAFIEPMVNKSKVKWFEILLGLMVISGLYVVFSFEGGYWLGLTMAVISALIAAIFTVINGRLTKRHSPYVLTFYEMLGACIFSVLFMPFYAVFFTEGVGLQLIPQAWDWFWLFLLGGVCTVYAFSVSVELMRRLTAFAINLTVNLEPVYGIVLAVLIFGEKEQMTPGFYLGTLIILISVLLYPVFNYFNRRRQSKRVIGV; from the coding sequence ATGCTTCAAAACTCTACGATCAAAGATTATTTGATGCTTCATTTCATAGTGGTGATTTGGGGTTTTACGGCCATTTTAGGATTGCTGATCAGTATTCCATCAGTAGAAATTGTCTTTTATAGAACTTTGCTGGCAAGTGGATTTTTAGGATTGGTTTTTTTAGTAAAAAAGCAAAAAATCAAGCTGTCAAATCAAGAACTTGCGAAAGTCATAGGAACAGGGTTTTTGATCAGTCTTCATTGGATTTTGTTTTTCTGGGCTGCCCGCATATCAACAGCTTCAGTTTGTCTTGCAGGCATGGCAACTACCTCGCTTTGGACAGCTTTTATCGAACCGATGGTCAATAAATCAAAAGTAAAATGGTTCGAAATTCTGCTTGGCCTGATGGTGATTTCTGGGCTTTATGTAGTTTTCAGCTTTGAAGGAGGATATTGGTTAGGATTGACGATGGCTGTGATTTCAGCATTGATTGCAGCGATCTTTACCGTCATCAATGGTCGGCTGACAAAGAGACACTCACCTTATGTATTGACATTTTATGAAATGTTGGGAGCCTGTATATTTTCGGTTTTGTTTATGCCATTTTATGCAGTATTTTTTACAGAAGGAGTGGGGCTACAGTTGATTCCACAAGCTTGGGATTGGTTTTGGTTATTCCTTTTGGGTGGGGTTTGTACTGTGTACGCTTTTTCTGTTTCGGTGGAGTTGATGCGCAGATTGACAGCTTTTGCCATAAATCTTACTGTAAACCTAGAGCCTGTTTACGGTATCGTACTGGCAGTTTTGATCTTTGGAGAAAAGGAACAGATGACTCCAGGATTTTACCTAGGTACCTTGATCATTTTAATCTCAGTTTTGCTTTATCCTGTTTTTAATTATTTCAATAGGAGAAGGCAATCGAAAAGGGTTATAGGAGTGTAA
- a CDS encoding glycosyltransferase produces MINDVLWIVFFIALGVQLIYILLIFSRLSFFHRNKISTLQKNRSEGVTIIVAAHNEKENLKKLIPILCSQDYPNYDVMIINDRSFDGTRVLLEKMMSQYPQLRTVTVKYTPDHVTSKKYALTLGIKVAKNDVLLLTDADCIPQSDQWIRLMTAPVREEGKTFALGYSPYEKDHGILNKWIQFETLWTGILYFSFALWGAPFMGVGRNLSYRRGFFMEKKAFKDLWQIDCGDDDLFINKYANGKNTSVVIHPDSITLSKPKSTWKSYFRQKKRHFHAGKYYRGKDKQKIGLYSFSHLLFWLSGITLAIFLGLDQNWEQFSLIIGITIVRSILLTSVVTSARKKLEGNTKVFWTSLFDVIYLGYFWIIGTLGYQSKKVRWK; encoded by the coding sequence ATGATCAATGATGTTTTGTGGATTGTGTTTTTCATTGCACTTGGGGTGCAATTGATCTACATTCTACTTATTTTTAGTCGGCTTTCTTTTTTTCATCGAAATAAAATTTCAACTCTTCAAAAGAATCGTTCTGAGGGAGTTACTATCATTGTTGCTGCTCATAATGAAAAAGAAAACCTCAAAAAGTTGATCCCAATTCTTTGCAGTCAAGATTATCCCAACTATGATGTGATGATCATCAATGACAGATCTTTTGATGGCACTAGAGTGCTTCTTGAAAAGATGATGAGCCAATATCCTCAACTCCGCACCGTAACAGTCAAATATACTCCGGACCATGTTACTTCTAAGAAATATGCACTTACTCTGGGGATAAAAGTAGCCAAAAATGATGTCTTATTACTGACAGATGCAGATTGCATTCCCCAATCAGATCAGTGGATAAGGTTGATGACCGCACCTGTTCGTGAAGAAGGGAAAACATTTGCTCTTGGCTATTCCCCCTATGAAAAAGATCACGGAATACTTAACAAATGGATACAATTTGAAACATTGTGGACAGGAATACTCTATTTTTCCTTTGCATTATGGGGAGCACCATTTATGGGAGTTGGCAGGAACCTTTCTTATCGAAGAGGTTTTTTTATGGAAAAAAAGGCTTTCAAAGATCTATGGCAGATAGACTGTGGTGATGATGATCTCTTCATCAATAAATATGCGAATGGCAAAAATACATCTGTGGTAATCCACCCCGATAGCATAACTTTATCCAAACCCAAGTCCACATGGAAGAGTTATTTCCGACAAAAAAAACGTCATTTTCATGCTGGGAAATATTACAGGGGGAAAGACAAACAGAAAATTGGGCTTTATTCATTTTCCCATCTATTATTTTGGTTATCAGGGATTACCTTAGCTATATTTCTAGGCTTAGATCAGAATTGGGAACAATTTTCATTAATTATAGGTATAACTATAGTCAGATCGATATTGCTCACTTCAGTAGTGACATCGGCAAGAAAAAAACTCGAAGGAAATACCAAAGTCTTTTGGACATCGCTTTTTGATGTCATTTATCTAGGGTATTTTTGGATCATCGGCACATTAGGGTATCAGTCAAAAAAAGTTAGATGGAAGTAA
- the gmk gene encoding guanylate kinase has product MSSGKAIIFSAPSGSGKTTIVRHLIKKYPNLGFSISACTRDKRGREEENGKDYYFLSPDEFKSKIDQDAFIEWEEVYEGNFYGTLKEEIQRIWDSGKHVIFDVDVKGGLNLKRYFGDQAIAIFVKVPSLEVLTERLKDRGTESEESLSRRLYKAKFEMGFENKFDVTIVNDDMQKSFAEAETLVGEFLAK; this is encoded by the coding sequence ATGTCATCAGGTAAAGCGATTATTTTTTCAGCTCCTTCAGGTTCAGGCAAAACGACAATAGTCAGGCATTTAATTAAAAAATATCCAAATCTGGGTTTTTCAATATCCGCTTGTACGAGAGATAAGCGAGGTAGAGAAGAGGAAAATGGAAAAGATTATTACTTTTTAAGTCCCGACGAGTTCAAATCAAAAATAGATCAAGATGCATTTATTGAGTGGGAAGAGGTTTATGAAGGCAATTTCTATGGAACACTTAAAGAAGAAATTCAACGCATTTGGGATTCTGGAAAACATGTGATCTTTGATGTAGACGTCAAAGGAGGTCTAAATTTGAAAAGATATTTTGGCGATCAAGCCATTGCGATATTTGTTAAAGTACCTTCTTTAGAGGTTTTGACCGAAAGGCTTAAAGATCGAGGAACAGAATCAGAAGAGAGTCTGTCTCGCAGGCTGTACAAGGCAAAATTTGAGATGGGCTTTGAAAATAAATTTGATGTAACCATCGTCAATGATGATATGCAAAAGTCATTTGCAGAAGCAGAGACGCTGGTAGGAGAATTCTTAGCAAAATAA
- the nadD gene encoding nicotinate (nicotinamide) nucleotide adenylyltransferase yields MKIGLFFGSFNPIHVGHLIIANVMQDQTDLDEVWFVVSPQNPFKARKTLLHEFDRLKMVELAIADHFFFRASDVEFHMPKPSYTIDTLTYLSAQHPQHDFKLIVGGDNLTHFHKWKNHEQILEYFGLYVYPRPGSNPDFEHPNVQYIASPLMDISATFIRESIKSGHSVRYLLPEKVEEYIKDKKLYF; encoded by the coding sequence TTGAAAATCGGACTTTTTTTCGGATCTTTTAATCCTATTCACGTCGGCCATTTGATTATCGCCAATGTGATGCAGGATCAGACTGATTTGGATGAAGTGTGGTTTGTGGTCAGTCCGCAAAACCCCTTCAAAGCTAGAAAAACATTATTACATGAATTTGATCGGCTAAAGATGGTAGAGCTCGCCATCGCCGATCATTTCTTTTTTCGGGCTAGCGATGTGGAGTTCCACATGCCCAAGCCAAGTTATACGATCGACACACTCACTTATCTTTCCGCACAACACCCACAGCACGACTTCAAATTGATTGTGGGAGGTGATAATCTGACACATTTTCACAAGTGGAAAAATCACGAACAGATTCTTGAGTATTTTGGGCTTTATGTCTATCCACGCCCCGGTTCCAATCCCGATTTTGAGCATCCAAATGTTCAGTATATTGCTTCACCACTTATGGATATCTCAGCCACATTCATCAGAGAATCCATCAAATCAGGCCATTCTGTTCGCTATTTACTTCCGGAAAAAGTAGAAGAGTATATCAAGGATAAGAAGCTTTATTTTTAA
- the tgt gene encoding tRNA guanosine(34) transglycosylase Tgt, whose product MKFTLQHTDPQSKARAGVLKTDHGDIETPIFMPVGTAGSVKAVHQRELTYDIKAQIILGNTYHLYLRPGLGVLEKAGGLHKFNGWEKPILTDSGGYQVFSLAGTRKITEEGVVFKSHIDGSKHIFSPEGVMDIQRSIGADIIMAFDECTPYPCEFEYARKSMDMTHRWLKRCIERFDSTEGKYGYNQTLFPIVQGSVYKDLRKRSAEFIASCDREGNAIGGLSVGEPAEMMYEMTEMVTDILPEDKPRYLMGVGTPANILECIALGVDMFDCVMPTRNARNGMLFTSEGIINIRNEKWKEDFSPLDPVINSYVSSFYSKAYLRHLTISKEILAAQIASIHNLAFYLWLVGQAREKIKSGEFSSWKDQMVKKVSTRL is encoded by the coding sequence ATGAAGTTTACCTTACAACATACAGATCCTCAAAGTAAAGCGAGAGCTGGAGTACTCAAAACTGATCATGGAGATATAGAAACTCCGATTTTTATGCCAGTAGGAACAGCAGGTTCGGTAAAAGCTGTACATCAGCGCGAGTTAACTTATGACATCAAAGCTCAGATTATTTTGGGAAATACATATCATTTGTACTTGAGACCTGGGTTGGGTGTGCTTGAGAAAGCAGGTGGGCTTCATAAATTCAATGGCTGGGAGAAACCGATCTTAACAGACAGTGGAGGTTATCAGGTTTTTTCATTAGCTGGGACAAGGAAAATCACCGAAGAAGGGGTCGTTTTCAAATCTCATATTGATGGTTCTAAGCATATATTTTCTCCAGAAGGTGTGATGGATATCCAAAGAAGCATTGGGGCAGATATCATCATGGCTTTTGACGAGTGTACGCCTTATCCATGTGAGTTTGAATATGCAAGAAAATCTATGGATATGACTCACCGTTGGTTAAAGCGCTGTATCGAGCGCTTTGATAGTACAGAAGGAAAATATGGTTACAATCAGACCTTGTTTCCAATAGTTCAGGGCTCAGTCTATAAGGATTTGAGGAAACGATCTGCTGAATTTATCGCTTCCTGTGATCGGGAAGGGAATGCCATCGGTGGACTTTCTGTAGGGGAACCTGCGGAGATGATGTATGAAATGACCGAAATGGTCACGGATATTTTGCCTGAGGATAAGCCTAGATACTTGATGGGTGTTGGTACTCCTGCTAATATTCTGGAATGTATCGCACTTGGCGTGGATATGTTTGACTGTGTGATGCCTACTCGAAATGCAAGAAATGGAATGCTTTTTACTTCTGAAGGAATCATCAATATCAGAAATGAAAAATGGAAAGAAGATTTCAGTCCTTTAGACCCGGTGATCAATTCTTACGTAAGTAGTTTTTATTCCAAGGCTTATTTGAGACATTTGACGATCTCAAAAGAAATTCTAGCAGCACAGATTGCGAGCATTCATAATTTGGCATTTTACCTTTGGCTGGTAGGACAGGCGAGGGAGAAAATCAAATCAGGAGAATTCTCCTCGTGGAAAGATCAAATGGTCAAAAAAGTCAGTACAAGATTGTAA
- a CDS encoding Uma2 family endonuclease, which translates to MEKQELKNKVEEPFVEYGEYTYADYLTWQLDEMVELIKGKVFKQAAAPRVNHQRVSMKISGELFTFLKGKKCEVFSAPFDVRLPSKSKKNEDITTVVQPDNCVICDPEKLDDLGCIGAPDLIIEILSPGNNKKEIQNKFEVYEESGVKEYWVIHPNECTLLIYTLTKGKYQGSRLFTFGDKVTSQAVEGFVLDLDSVFENIQ; encoded by the coding sequence ATGGAAAAGCAGGAATTGAAAAATAAAGTTGAGGAACCATTTGTCGAGTATGGCGAGTACACTTATGCAGATTACCTGACTTGGCAATTGGATGAAATGGTGGAGTTGATCAAGGGAAAGGTCTTCAAACAGGCAGCTGCACCCAGAGTAAACCATCAAAGAGTTTCCATGAAAATCTCTGGCGAGCTCTTTACTTTTCTAAAAGGTAAAAAATGTGAAGTGTTCTCAGCACCATTTGATGTAAGGCTCCCATCAAAATCAAAGAAAAATGAAGACATTACAACAGTAGTTCAGCCAGATAACTGTGTAATCTGCGATCCTGAAAAATTAGATGATTTAGGTTGTATTGGAGCTCCAGACTTGATTATAGAAATCCTTTCTCCTGGAAACAATAAAAAGGAAATTCAAAATAAATTTGAAGTTTATGAAGAATCAGGGGTCAAAGAATATTGGGTAATTCACCCAAACGAATGTACTCTCCTCATTTACACCTTAACTAAAGGAAAATATCAAGGGTCTAGACTTTTTACATTTGGTGACAAAGTTACCTCACAAGCAGTAGAAGGATTTGTTTTGGATTTGGATAGTGTTTTTGAAAATATCCAATAA
- the ispE gene encoding 4-(cytidine 5'-diphospho)-2-C-methyl-D-erythritol kinase, which yields MISFPNAKINLGLHITGKRKDGYHEIETCMVPIPLYDALEMILDKKTTFTSTGLEIPGTEKDNLIFKALKLLRKDFNELPHLNIHLHKNIPMGAGLGGGSADAAFALSMMNNLFDLLLEDWFLEEYAAQLGSDCPFFIENTPKIATGRGEILEPVEVDLSGKHLLLINPNIHIGTKEAYAGVTPKASSIDLKKVLADQSRWKDELINDFEASIFPRYPEIASIKTQLYEMGAFYAAMSGSGSTVFGLFEEKPEKGNWKEGYFVFEGVL from the coding sequence ATGATCAGTTTCCCAAATGCCAAGATCAACCTTGGCCTACACATTACAGGCAAAAGAAAAGATGGATACCACGAGATAGAAACTTGTATGGTTCCGATTCCACTTTATGATGCCTTGGAAATGATTCTGGATAAGAAGACTACGTTCACAAGCACAGGATTGGAGATCCCTGGAACTGAAAAAGACAACCTCATTTTCAAAGCGCTTAAACTCCTGAGAAAGGACTTCAATGAATTGCCGCATTTGAATATTCATCTGCATAAAAACATCCCGATGGGGGCAGGCCTAGGTGGTGGTTCAGCTGATGCTGCTTTTGCCTTGAGCATGATGAACAATCTTTTTGATCTACTACTAGAGGATTGGTTTTTGGAAGAGTATGCTGCACAATTGGGGAGTGACTGCCCATTTTTTATAGAAAACACGCCTAAAATAGCTACGGGAAGAGGCGAAATCTTGGAACCTGTGGAAGTGGACCTTTCGGGAAAACACCTCCTCTTGATCAATCCCAATATTCATATCGGAACAAAAGAAGCTTACGCTGGCGTAACTCCCAAAGCTTCCTCCATTGATTTGAAAAAAGTACTTGCAGACCAAAGCCGATGGAAAGATGAATTGATCAACGACTTTGAGGCAAGTATCTTTCCCCGATATCCTGAAATTGCTTCGATCAAAACACAACTTTATGAGATGGGTGCATTTTATGCTGCGATGTCAGGGTCTGGCTCGACTGTGTTTGGATTGTTTGAAGAAAAGCCTGAAAAGGGAAATTGGAAAGAAGGTTATTTTGTGTTTGAAGGAGTTTTATAA
- a CDS encoding anti-sigma factor: MENNLEGTGERKLQCNDVSKCFQLLESILDGNEAPDSQEVLKSKLAKCQPCFEHYHLEQAIKEVLKNKCTKHEVPAQLVENIRQKIEEIK, encoded by the coding sequence ATGGAGAATAATTTAGAAGGAACAGGAGAGAGGAAATTGCAATGTAATGATGTGAGCAAATGTTTTCAATTGTTGGAGAGCATTTTGGATGGAAATGAAGCGCCTGATTCACAGGAAGTTTTAAAATCAAAACTTGCTAAATGCCAACCTTGCTTTGAGCATTATCATCTCGAGCAGGCGATTAAGGAAGTGCTCAAGAATAAATGTACCAAACACGAAGTGCCTGCACAACTTGTGGAGAATATCCGTCAAAAAATCGAAGAGATTAAATAA